From Carassius gibelio isolate Cgi1373 ecotype wild population from Czech Republic chromosome B21, carGib1.2-hapl.c, whole genome shotgun sequence, the proteins below share one genomic window:
- the LOC127986242 gene encoding phosphatidylinositol-binding clathrin assembly protein-like isoform X1: MSGQSITDRIAAAQHSMTGSAISKAVCKATTHEVSAPKKKHLDYLMHCTNELNVNIPHLADTLFERTANQSWVVVFKALITTHHLMMYGNERFIQYLASRSTLFNLNDFVDKGALQGYDMSIYIRRYSRYLTERALSYRLVAADFTKMKRGTDGVMRSMSIEKLMKTLPVVQNQLDALLDFEASSNELTNGVINCAFTLLFKDSIRIFAAYNEGVINLLEKYFNMKKNQCKEALEIYKRFLTRMNKLSEFLKVAEQVGIDQVDIPDLSQAPSSLLEALEQHLASLEGKRMKEASTGSREVEGDRLQPAKAVQLKDIGMQTPTISPSGQSVGSANSSCTSSGATELLSSPPDLTITNGVHNFATDHFDLQHNCSTPAQTPSNNSWGGALLKPALSSQVQSQGTQFYNGGKLLTNDLDSSLANLMGNLHFGGPPAKKPEVQWTHFEKKSSGGSHWQSKAMNGTAPWSHTHLAPAPIPMPQMNGMFYTGYAPAPVAFPMTTPQVPVYGMIPPPVGQMGSMPLMAPQPVIYNQPILRTTNPFTPIPGAQMHFM; encoded by the exons ATCTAATGCACTGCACCAATGAGCTGAACGTGAATATACCTCACTTGGCTGACACATTGTTTGAGAGGACAGCGAATCAGAGCTGGGTGGTGGTCTTTAAAGCTCTCATCACTACACACCACCTCATGATGTACGGCAATGAG AGGTTTATCCAGTACCTTGCATCAAGAAGCACACTGTTTAACTTGAATGATTTCGTAGATAAAGGCGCATTACAAG GTTATGATATGTCCATCTACATTAGACGTTACAGCAGGTATCTGACTGAGAGGGCTCTGTCCTACAGACTCGTCGCAGCTGATTTCACCAAGATGAAGAGAGG GACGGATGGAGTGATGCGCAGTATGAGCATAGAAAAGCTGATGAAGACTCTACCTGTCGTTCAGAATCAGCTGGACGCCCTTCTGGACTTTGAG GCCAGCTCTAATGAACTGACCAATGGGGTGATCAATTGTGCCTTCACGCTGCTCTTCAAGGACTCTATCCGCATATTTGCTGCTTACAATGAGGGTGTCATTAATCTGCTAG agaaatattttaatatgaagaaGAATCAATGCAAAGAGGCGCTGGAAATATACAAGAGGTTTCTTACCAGGATGAACAAGCTTTCAGAGTTTCTCAAGGTGGCAGAG CAAGTTGGAATTGATCAGGTTGACATCCCAGATCTCTCACAG GCTCCCAGCAGTCTCTTAGAAGCTCTGGAACAACATCTGGCTTCTCTGGAGGGCAAGAGAATGAAAGAGGCCTCTACCGGCAGCAG GGAGGTGGAGGGTGACAGACTACAGCCTGCAAAG GCTGTTCAGCTCAAAGACATTGGCATGCAAACCCCAACAATATCCCCCAGTGGCCAGTCTGTGGGCAGTGCCAACAGTAGCTGCACCAGCAGCGGTGCCACCGAGCTTCTGTCCAGTCCACCTGATCTCACCATCACAAACGG AGTGCACAACTTCGCCACTGACCATTTTGATCTCCAACACAATTGCAGCACCCCTGCTCAGACACCCAGTAACAACAGCTGGGGAG GTGCTCTTTTGAAGCCTGCCCTCTCCTCACAGGTCCAAAGTCAAGGCACACAGTTCTACAATGGAGGAAAATTACTTACTAATGATCTGGACTCGTCCTTGGCCAATCTCATGGGCA ATTTACACTTTGGAGGACCCCCAGCCAAAAA GCCAGAAGTTCAGTGGACTCATTTTGAGAAGAAATCGTCTGGAGGTTCCCACTGGCAGTCTAAAGCCATGAATGGCACGGCACCCTGGAGCCACACACACCTGGCCCCTGCTCCCATACCGATGCCACAGATG AATGGGATGTTTTATACTGGCTAT GCACCAGCTCCAGTTGCATTTCCAATGACAACCCCCCAAGTGCCTGTGTATGGGATG ATTCCTCCCCCTGTGGGCCAGATGGGGTCAATGCCCTTAATGGCTCCCCAGCCTGTGATATATAACCAGCCCATCCTGCGCACCACCAATCCTTTCACCCCAATCCCTGGAGCTCAG ATGCACTTCATGTAG
- the LOC127986242 gene encoding phosphatidylinositol-binding clathrin assembly protein-like isoform X2: MSGQSITDRIAAAQHSMTGSAISKAVCKATTHEVSAPKKKHLDYLMHCTNELNVNIPHLADTLFERTANQSWVVVFKALITTHHLMMYGNERFIQYLASRSTLFNLNDFVDKGALQGYDMSIYIRRYSRYLTERALSYRLVAADFTKMKRGTDGVMRSMSIEKLMKTLPVVQNQLDALLDFEASSNELTNGVINCAFTLLFKDSIRIFAAYNEGVINLLEKYFNMKKNQCKEALEIYKRFLTRMNKLSEFLKVAEAPSSLLEALEQHLASLEGKRMKEASTGSREVEGDRLQPAKAVQLKDIGMQTPTISPSGQSVGSANSSCTSSGATELLSSPPDLTITNGVHNFATDHFDLQHNCSTPAQTPSNNSWGGALLKPALSSQVQSQGTQFYNGGKLLTNDLDSSLANLMGNLHFGGPPAKKPEVQWTHFEKKSSGGSHWQSKAMNGTAPWSHTHLAPAPIPMPQMNGMFYTGYAPAPVAFPMTTPQVPVYGMIPPPVGQMGSMPLMAPQPVIYNQPILRTTNPFTPIPGAQMHFM, encoded by the exons ATCTAATGCACTGCACCAATGAGCTGAACGTGAATATACCTCACTTGGCTGACACATTGTTTGAGAGGACAGCGAATCAGAGCTGGGTGGTGGTCTTTAAAGCTCTCATCACTACACACCACCTCATGATGTACGGCAATGAG AGGTTTATCCAGTACCTTGCATCAAGAAGCACACTGTTTAACTTGAATGATTTCGTAGATAAAGGCGCATTACAAG GTTATGATATGTCCATCTACATTAGACGTTACAGCAGGTATCTGACTGAGAGGGCTCTGTCCTACAGACTCGTCGCAGCTGATTTCACCAAGATGAAGAGAGG GACGGATGGAGTGATGCGCAGTATGAGCATAGAAAAGCTGATGAAGACTCTACCTGTCGTTCAGAATCAGCTGGACGCCCTTCTGGACTTTGAG GCCAGCTCTAATGAACTGACCAATGGGGTGATCAATTGTGCCTTCACGCTGCTCTTCAAGGACTCTATCCGCATATTTGCTGCTTACAATGAGGGTGTCATTAATCTGCTAG agaaatattttaatatgaagaaGAATCAATGCAAAGAGGCGCTGGAAATATACAAGAGGTTTCTTACCAGGATGAACAAGCTTTCAGAGTTTCTCAAGGTGGCAGAG GCTCCCAGCAGTCTCTTAGAAGCTCTGGAACAACATCTGGCTTCTCTGGAGGGCAAGAGAATGAAAGAGGCCTCTACCGGCAGCAG GGAGGTGGAGGGTGACAGACTACAGCCTGCAAAG GCTGTTCAGCTCAAAGACATTGGCATGCAAACCCCAACAATATCCCCCAGTGGCCAGTCTGTGGGCAGTGCCAACAGTAGCTGCACCAGCAGCGGTGCCACCGAGCTTCTGTCCAGTCCACCTGATCTCACCATCACAAACGG AGTGCACAACTTCGCCACTGACCATTTTGATCTCCAACACAATTGCAGCACCCCTGCTCAGACACCCAGTAACAACAGCTGGGGAG GTGCTCTTTTGAAGCCTGCCCTCTCCTCACAGGTCCAAAGTCAAGGCACACAGTTCTACAATGGAGGAAAATTACTTACTAATGATCTGGACTCGTCCTTGGCCAATCTCATGGGCA ATTTACACTTTGGAGGACCCCCAGCCAAAAA GCCAGAAGTTCAGTGGACTCATTTTGAGAAGAAATCGTCTGGAGGTTCCCACTGGCAGTCTAAAGCCATGAATGGCACGGCACCCTGGAGCCACACACACCTGGCCCCTGCTCCCATACCGATGCCACAGATG AATGGGATGTTTTATACTGGCTAT GCACCAGCTCCAGTTGCATTTCCAATGACAACCCCCCAAGTGCCTGTGTATGGGATG ATTCCTCCCCCTGTGGGCCAGATGGGGTCAATGCCCTTAATGGCTCCCCAGCCTGTGATATATAACCAGCCCATCCTGCGCACCACCAATCCTTTCACCCCAATCCCTGGAGCTCAG ATGCACTTCATGTAG